A single Lynx canadensis isolate LIC74 chromosome D2, mLynCan4.pri.v2, whole genome shotgun sequence DNA region contains:
- the GNPAT gene encoding dihydroxyacetone phosphate acyltransferase isoform X2, translating into MEKELKKWDEFEDILEERRHVSDLKFAMKCYTPLVYKGITPCKPSDIKYSVLNSEEVHYVIKQLSKESLQSVDVLREEVCEILDEMSHKLRLGAIRFFAFALSKIFKQIFSKVCVNEEGIQKLQRAIQEHPVVLLPSHRSYIDFLMLSFLLYNYDLPVPVIAAGMDFLGMKMVSELLRMSGAFFMRRTFGGNKLYWAVFSEYVKTMLRNGYAPVEFFLEGTRSRSAKTLTPKFGLLSIVMEPFFKREVFDTYLVPISISYDKILEESLYAYELLGVPKPKESTTGLLKARKILSENFGNIHVYFGDPVSLRSLAAGRMSRSPYNLIPRYIPQKQSQDMHAFVTEVAYKMQLLQIQNLVLSPWALMAAVLLQNQPSVDFDALVEKTLWLKSLTQAFGGLLTWPDNEAAEEVIQSNLLLHSNIASLVKDQVVLNVDSGDSEVVHGLLFQHITLLMCSAYRNQLLNTFVRPSLVAMALHMTPGLRKEDVYSCFRFLVSVFSDEFIFLPGNTVKDFEEGCYLLCKSETIQVTTRDILVTPKGNPVLEFLIGLFKPFVESYQIICKYLLHEEEDYFTEKQYLDGVRKFTSELLDQGASQCYDVLSSDVQKNALAAFVRLGVVEKKKVNSHSVFNVNEPATTKLEEMLGCKIPLGKPATAKL; encoded by the exons cTTTCCAAGGAATCCCTTCAATCCGTCGATGTCCTCCGAGAGGAAGTTTGTGAGATCTTGGATGAAATGAGCCACAAACTGCGTCTGGGAGCCATCCGTTTTTTTGCCTTTGCGCTgagcaaaatatttaaacaaattttctcAAAAGTGTGTGTAAATGAAGAAGGTATTCAGAAA CTACAGCGAGCTATCCAGGAGCACCCGGTTGTTCTGCTGCCCAGTCATCGAAGTTACATTGACTTTCTGATGTTGTCTTTTCTCTTATACAACTATGATTTACCTGTACCAGTCATAGCGGCAGGAATGG ACTTCCTCGGAATGAAAATGGTCAGTGAGCTGCTGCGGATGTCGGGTGCCTTTTTCATGCGACGCACTTTTGGTGGCAATAAACTTTACTGGGCCGTGTTCTCTGAATACGTGAAAACCATGCTACGG aatggTTATGCTCCTGTTGAATTTTTCCTCGAAGGGACAAGAAGTCGCTCTGCCAAGACACTGACTCCAAAATTTG GTCTTCTGAGTATTGTGAtggaaccattttttaaaagagaagttttTGATACGTACCTTGTTCCAATTAGCATCAGTTACGACAAGATATTGGAAGAAAGTCTTTATGCGTATGAGCTTCTGGGGGTGCCTAAGCCAAAGGAGTCCACAACT GGATTGTTGAAAGCCAGGAAGATTCTCTCTGAAAATTTTGGAAATATCCACGTGTACTTCGGAGACCCTGTGTCACTTCGATCTCTGGCAGCTGGAAGGATGAGTCGGAGCCCGTATAACTTGATTCCAAG GTATATCCCTCAGAAACAGTCACAGGACATGCATGCCTTTGTCACTGAAGTTGCCTATAAAATGCAGCTTCTGCAAATTCAAAACCTGGTTCTGAGCCCGTGGGCCCTCATGGCTGCTGTTCTGCTTCAGAACCAGCCTTCCGTGGACTTTGACGCTCTGGTGGAGAAGACTTTATGGCTGAAAAGCTTAACCCAGGCCTTCGGGGGGCTTCTCACCTGGCCCG ATAATGAAGCTGCTGAAGAAGTTATCCAGTCCAACCTTCTTCTGCATTCCAACATCGCCAGCCTTGTCAAAGACCAGGTGGTTCTGAACGTGGACTCCGGAGACTCAGAAGTGGTCCATGGGCTTCTCTTCCAGCATATCACTCTCCTCATGTGCTCAGCTTACAGGAACCAGTTGCTCAACACTTTTGTCCGCCCTTCCTTAGTAGCCATGGCACTGCACATGACACCCGGGTTGCGGAAAG AGGATGTCTACAGTTGCTTTCGCTTCCTGGTCAGTGTTTTTTCAGATGAGTTCATCTTCCTTCCAGGAAACACAGTCAAG gaCTTTGAAGAAGGCTGTTACCTGCTCTGTAAAAGTGAGACAATACAAGTGACAACAAGGGACATCCTAGTTACCCCGAAAGGAAATCCTGTCTTAGAATTTTTAATAGGCCTCTTTAAACCTTTTGTGGAATCTTATCAG ATAATTTGCAAATACCTCTTGCACGAAGAAGAAGACTACTTCACTGAGAAACAGTACTTGGATGGAGTTAGAAAATTCACCAGTGAGCTTCTTGATCAAG gtGCCTCGCAGTGTTACGACGTATTGTCTTCCGATGTACAGAAAAATGCCTTAGCAGCTTTTGTGAGGCTAGGTGTGGTAGAGAAGAAGAAAGT AAATAGTCACAGTGTATTTAATGTGAATGAACCTGCCACGACAAAATTAGAAGAAATGCTTG gttgTAAGATACCCCTAGGAAAGCCGGCAACTGCAAAACTCTAA
- the EXOC8 gene encoding exocyst complex component 8: protein MAMAMSDSGASRLRRQLESGGFEARLYVKQLSQQSDGDRDLQEHRQRIQALAEETAQNLKRNVYQNYRQFIETAREISYLESEMYQLSHLLTEQKSSLESIPLTLLPAAAAAAGAAAASGGEEGGGGAGGRDHLRGQAGFFPTPGGASRDGAGPGEEGKQRTLTTLLEKVEGCRHLLETPGQYLVYNGDLVEYEADHMAQLQRVHGFLMNDCLLVATWLPQRRGMYRYNALYPLDGLAVVNVKDNPPMKDMFKLLMFPESRIFQAENAKIKREWLEVLEETKRALSEKRRREQEEAAAPRGPPQVPSKASNPFEDEEDDEPAVPEVEEEKVDLSMEWIQELPEDLDVCIAQRDFEGAVDLLDKLNHYLEDKPSPPPVKELRAKVDERVRQLTEVLVFELSPDRSLRGGPKATRRAVSQLIRLGQCTKACELFLRNRAAAVHTAIRQLRIEGATLLYIHKLCHVFFTSLLETAREFETDFAGTDSGCYSAFVVWARSAMGMFVDAFSKQVFDSKESLSTAAECVKVAKEHCQQLGDIGLDLTFIIHALLVKDIQGALHSYKEIIIEATKHRNSEEMWRRMNLMTPEALGKLKEEMKSCGVRNFEQYTGDDCWVNLSYTVVAFTKQTMGFLEEALKLYFPELHMVLLESLVEIILVAVQHVDYSLRCEQDPEKKAFIRQNASFLYETVLPVVEKRFEEGVGKPAKQLQDLRNASRLIRVNPESTTSVV from the coding sequence ATGGCGATGGCGATGTCGGACAGTGGGGCGAGCCGTCTGCGGCGGCAGCTGGAATCGGGGGGTTTTGAGGCCCGGCTGTACGTGAAGCAGCTCTCGCAGCAGTCGGACGGGGACCGGGACCTGCAGGAGCACCGGCAGCGCATCCAGGCGCTGGCGGAGGAGACGGCGCAGAACCTGAAGCGCAACGTCTACCAGAACTACCGGCAGTTCATAGAGACTGCCCGCGAGATCTCCTACCTGGAGAGCGAGATGTATCAGCTCAGCCATCTGCTGACGGAGCAGAAGAGCAGCCTGGAGAGCATCCCGCTTACCCTGCTCccggctgccgccgccgccgccggggccgCCGCGGCctctggaggagaggaaggaggaggtggcGCGGGGGGCCGAGACCACCTGCGGGGCCAGGCTGGCTTTTTTCCCACACCCGGGGGCGCCTCCCGCGACGGTGCGGGTCCGGGCGAGGAAGGGAAGCAGCGCACTCTTACCACTCTGCTTGAGAAGGTGGAAGGTTGCAGGCACCTGCTGGAGACGCCGGGGCAGTACCTGGTGTACAACGGGGATTTGGTGGAATACGAGGCGGACCACATGGCCCAACTGCAGCGGGTGCACGGCTTTCTCATGAACGACTGTTTGCTGGTGGCCACCTGGCTGCCTCAGAGGCGTGGGATGTATCGCTACAACGCCCTCTATCCCCTGGATGGTTTGGCCGTGGTCAATGTCAAGGACAACCCGCCCATGAAAGACATGTTCAAGCTGCTAATGTTTCCCGAGAGCCGTATTTTTCAGGCGGAAAATGCTAAAATCAAACGAGAGTGGCTGGAAGTGCTGGAGGAAACCAAGAGGGCCCTCAGTGAAAAAAGACGCAGGGAACAGGAGGAGGCAGCGGCCCCACGAGGACCACCGCAGGTGCCTTCCAAGGCCAGTAACCCATTTGAGGACGAAGAAGACGACGAACCAGCTGTTCCTGAGGTAGAAGAAGAGAAGGTGGACCTCTCAATGGAGTGGATCCAGGAGTTGCCTGAAGACCTGGATGTCTGTATCGCCCAGAGGGACTTTGAAGGGGCCGTTGACCTGCTGGACAAATTGAACCATTACCTGGAAGATAAGCCCAGCCCACCGCCTGTTAAAGAACTAAGGGCCAAAGTGGATGAGCGCGTCCGACAGCTCACGGAGGTGCTAGTTTTTGAACTCTCCCCAGATCGTTCCCTGAGAGGTGGTCCCAAGGCTACTCGAAGGGCAGTTTCTCAACTAATCCGGCTTGGCCAGTGCACAAAGGCTTGTGAGctgtttttgagaaacagggCAGCAGCTGTGCATACCGCAATCCGCCAGCTTCGCATCGAGGGTGCCACTTTACTCTATATCCATAAGCTATGCCACGTCTTCTTTACAAGCCTCCTTGAGACTGCAAGGGAATTCGAGACGGATTTTGCAGGCACTGACAGTGGCTGCTACTCTGCCTTTGTGGTCTGGGCGAGATCAGCCATGGGCATGTTCGTGGATGCTTTTAGCAAGCAGGTGTTTGATAGTAAGGAGAGCCTCTCTACAGCGGCTGAGTGTGTCAAAGTGGCCAAGGAGCACTGTCAGCAACTGGGTGACATCGGACTGGACCTCACCTTCATCATCCATGCCCTTCTGGTGAAAGACATCCAAGGGGCCTTGCACAGTTACAAAGAAATTATCATCGAAGCCACTAAACATCGCAACTCTGAGGAGATGTGGAGGAGGATGAACTTGATGACTCCAGAGGCCCTGGGCAAGCTCAAAGAGGAGATGAAGAGTTGTGGGGTGAGGAACTTTGAGCAGTACACCGGGGACGACTGCTGGGTGAACCTGAGCTACACGGTGGTTGCTTTTACCAAACAGACCATGGGCTTCTTGGAAGAGGCACTGAAGCTGTATTTCCCCGAGCTGCACATGGTACTTTTGGAGAGCCTGGTGGAGATCATTTTGGTCGCTGTGCAGCATGTGGATTATAGCCTTCGGTGTGAGCAGGATCCAGAGAAAAAGGCCTTTATCAGACAGAATGCATCCTTTCTATATGAGACCGTCCTCCCCGTGGTGGAGAAAAGGTTTGAGGAAGGTGTGGGGAAACCCGCCAAGCAACTCCAGGACCTGAGGAACGCATCTAGACTCATTCGTGTGAACCCCGAAAGTACAACATCAGTGGTCTGA